The Haloarcula sp. H-GB4 genome segment CCTCGTCGAGACCTACGAGGAGACCGGCGCGCCGAACTTCCGGACGGCAATGTACGTCGTCGCCATCCAGCGTGTCGTCGCTGCGGCCGAGGAAGGCGGCATCTGGCCCTGATCTCGTTCCGGAATCAGTCGCGGCTACCGCGGGTGTTTTGCCGGCGCTTCCCCTACTATGTGTATGGACGTTTACGAGCGGCAGGTTCGCGTCGAAGCCCCGCTAGCAGAAGTCTGGAAATTCCACGCGACAGGCGACGGGCTGGTCGCGCTGACCCCCGACTGGATGAACATCCGCATCGAGGAAGAGCGGGGACCAGATGGTGAGCGGAACCCCGACGAACTGACCGCCGGGTCGGTCGTCGAATCCTCGATCAAGCCCTTTAGCGTGCCGCCGCGCCAGCAGTGGGTCTCGAACATCGTTGCCCGCGAAGAAGGCGAGGACGAAGCGATGTTCCGCGACGTGATGGCGGAAGGGCCGTTTCCCCACTGGGAACATACACACACCTTCCGTGCATTGAGTGACAGAGAAACGCTCGTCCATGACCACGTCGAGTTCGAACTGCCCGGCGGACCGCTCGGCCAGGCGCTCGGTCCCTTCGGCTGTCTCGGAATGGAACCGATGTTCCGGTATCGCCATCAGCAGACGA includes the following:
- a CDS encoding SRPBCC family protein; this encodes MDVYERQVRVEAPLAEVWKFHATGDGLVALTPDWMNIRIEEERGPDGERNPDELTAGSVVESSIKPFSVPPRQQWVSNIVAREEGEDEAMFRDVMAEGPFPHWEHTHTFRALSDRETLVHDHVEFELPGGPLGQALGPFGCLGMEPMFRYRHQQTKELLEG